Proteins from a single region of Candidatus Zixiibacteriota bacterium:
- a CDS encoding DUF5668 domain-containing protein: MTVSRIRNGVILLSVGIVLLLNNLDYVDWSVWVSILSLWPVLLIAIGIEKIFARTSLSFLAYLSPILLLIAILGPAYYFYNNERDNITYEGKRFRWEKEMVPAVKKGFATFDFKAGTLKTNASQDKLALAELDYWRRVPLCFYNYSDKDSIVRLEIKDQDHFWRGWFKPGIKSRHQWDVFLSDKIPWDLEIENSVMNGDLDFSGLILENLSVNLDASSLKIKLGNKSRNLKVKIDSDVSRLELLLPKDAGLKIENRSSLSSTNFEDISVNHERKSYWTSNYDSSPSKIEISIHGDVSSLKVIGY, from the coding sequence ATGACAGTTTCCAGAATAAGGAATGGGGTCATCTTGCTTTCAGTCGGCATAGTTTTACTTTTGAACAACCTGGATTACGTCGACTGGTCAGTTTGGGTTTCCATTTTATCTCTATGGCCGGTCCTGCTAATTGCCATCGGGATAGAAAAAATCTTTGCCAGAACCTCTTTGAGCTTCTTAGCATACCTTTCTCCAATTTTACTCCTGATTGCGATTCTGGGTCCGGCTTATTACTTTTATAATAACGAGAGAGACAACATTACTTACGAGGGTAAGAGATTTCGATGGGAAAAAGAAATGGTACCTGCTGTCAAAAAAGGGTTCGCGACCTTCGATTTCAAGGCTGGTACCCTGAAAACCAATGCCAGCCAGGATAAGCTGGCTCTGGCTGAACTGGACTACTGGAGGAGAGTGCCCCTCTGTTTTTACAACTACTCTGATAAAGACAGTATAGTCAGGCTGGAGATAAAGGACCAGGACCATTTCTGGAGGGGTTGGTTTAAGCCCGGAATCAAGAGCAGGCACCAGTGGGACGTTTTTCTTTCTGATAAAATCCCCTGGGACCTGGAGATCGAGAACTCGGTGATGAATGGAGACCTTGATTTCTCCGGATTGATTCTGGAGAATTTATCAGTGAACCTGGATGCCAGCTCCCTCAAAATCAAATTAGGAAATAAATCCAGGAACCTGAAGGTTAAGATAGATTCAGATGTCTCCAGACTGGAGCTTTTACTTCCGAAAGATGCCGGTTTGAAAATTGAGAACCGGTCTTCTTTAAGCTCAACCAACTTTGAGGATATCTCTGTTAATCATGAGAGAAAAAGCTACTGGACCTC
- a CDS encoding PspC domain-containing protein yields the protein MDKKLYRSTKNSTIAGVCGGIGEYLNIDPTIVRLFAVLLIFAEGIGIILYLIAWIIMPRAEAVEGETVSQKESETKKYLPGLILIGVGILFLLNNFIPWFHFHFIWPVILIILGLFLLIRA from the coding sequence ATGGACAAAAAACTTTATCGTTCCACAAAAAATTCGACGATCGCTGGGGTCTGCGGCGGCATAGGGGAATATCTGAATATTGACCCTACCATAGTCCGCCTGTTTGCAGTCCTTTTGATCTTTGCTGAAGGGATTGGGATAATCCTTTATCTTATCGCCTGGATAATCATGCCCCGGGCAGAGGCAGTTGAGGGTGAGACCGTGAGCCAGAAAGAGTCTGAGACAAAAAAATATTTACCAGGCTTAATTCTCATCGGGGTAGGCATCCTGTTTTTGCTTAATAATTTCATCCCCTGGTTCCACTTTCATTTCATCTGGCCGGTGATCCTTATAATCCTGGGGCTTTTCCTTTTGATCCGGGCTTAA
- a CDS encoding protein-L-isoaspartate(D-aspartate) O-methyltransferase codes for MQEKRDWMVKTQIESRGVKDPLVLKAMRKVPRHLFVPKSYQEEAYADEPLPIGEGQTISQPYIVALMTELLGLKGEEKVLEIGTGSGYQAAILAEIAKEVYSIEIICLLAEKAESTLKELEYKNITVKCGDGYQGWKEHSPFDGIIVTAAPDHIPQPLVDQLKIGGRLVIPVGELFQELILVTKTEKGIKKENVIPVRFVPMTGEAEKK; via the coding sequence ATGCAGGAGAAAAGGGACTGGATGGTAAAAACCCAGATCGAAAGCCGGGGAGTCAAAGACCCTTTGGTTTTAAAAGCGATGAGAAAGGTGCCCAGGCATCTTTTTGTCCCTAAGAGCTATCAGGAAGAAGCATATGCAGATGAGCCTTTACCTATCGGAGAAGGGCAGACCATTTCCCAGCCTTACATAGTTGCCCTGATGACCGAGCTTTTAGGCTTAAAAGGAGAAGAAAAGGTTTTGGAAATAGGAACCGGCTCTGGTTATCAGGCAGCCATCCTGGCTGAGATCGCAAAAGAGGTTTACAGTATTGAGATTATCTGCCTCCTGGCTGAAAAGGCTGAAAGTACTCTGAAGGAATTAGAATATAAGAATATCACAGTCAAGTGCGGGGATGGTTACCAGGGATGGAAAGAGCATTCCCCATTTGACGGGATAATCGTAACTGCCGCTCCTGATCATATCCCTCAGCCTCTGGTTGACCAGTTGAAGATTGGAGGAAGATTGGTTATCCCGGTGGGAGAGCTTTTTCAGGAGCTTATCCTGGTTACCAAAACTGAAAAAGGTATTAAAAAGGAAAACGTCATCCCGGTCCGGTTTGTGCCTATGACCGGGGAGGCGGAAAAGAAATGA
- a CDS encoding VIT and VWA domain-containing protein: MAQTTVDQVFRNDYPRDLEGTYIFPLPLDASISKFSMFIGGEELKGEILDRDRARRIYEDIVRRRKDPALLEYYNQGMFRARVYPIPAHGETRIKLGYSQVLKSENNLCEYKYSLSTEKFSQNPLENVQIDLVINSDIPIKNVYSPTQDIKIDKESDHRVKVSYFEENARPNKDFVLYYSLSDKEVGFNLLSYQDKKEGNFFMALFSPKIQRPDRFIRKRVVFILDTSGSMQGKKIEQAKNALIFCLNSLNPGDSFNLIDFDDQVKPFRERLLPATRENINSGIKFIRNCEADGGTDINSALLEGLKNLNPEDKTSYIVFLTDGLPTVGLTDIKRILENVKERNISNRIFVFGVGFDVNTHFLDRLAQENHATSDYVTPNEDIEVKVSNFFKKISNPILSELSLKFPGVKTFELYPKELPDLFSGSQVLVLGKYEGEGSSSAFLSGYAGEKKQTYSYQVNFSPEEKNSFIPRLWATRRIGYLVDQMRLYGQSTELIDEIVRLSKRYGIITQYTSFLVDADRPITVTAERPIIKKGVTAALRTETGSGAVYQSKNLLGMQSALKAPEAYIDHSGKDRKVSQIIQAGNKTFFKEGNLWVDSQYDSTLKIIKIQRFSPAYFELAKRFPEFEKYLSLGERVIFVHKDKMIEISELGEEKTEILNQL; this comes from the coding sequence GTGGCTCAGACCACAGTTGATCAGGTTTTTAGAAATGATTATCCTCGCGACCTTGAAGGAACCTACATCTTTCCGTTGCCTCTCGATGCCTCTATTTCCAAATTCTCGATGTTTATAGGAGGTGAGGAACTGAAAGGTGAGATTCTGGACAGAGACAGAGCGAGGAGAATCTATGAGGATATAGTTCGGAGAAGAAAAGACCCGGCTCTGTTGGAGTATTATAATCAGGGGATGTTCAGGGCACGGGTCTATCCCATACCTGCTCACGGCGAGACCAGGATAAAATTAGGATACTCTCAGGTTTTGAAATCTGAAAATAACCTCTGCGAATATAAATATTCTCTCTCTACTGAGAAATTCTCCCAGAACCCTCTGGAAAATGTGCAAATCGATCTGGTCATCAATTCAGATATTCCGATTAAGAATGTCTACTCTCCGACTCAGGATATAAAAATTGATAAAGAAAGCGACCACAGGGTAAAAGTCTCCTATTTTGAGGAGAACGCCAGACCGAATAAGGATTTTGTCCTCTATTACTCGCTGTCAGATAAGGAAGTGGGCTTCAATCTCTTGAGTTATCAGGATAAAAAAGAAGGGAACTTCTTTATGGCTCTTTTCTCTCCCAAAATCCAGAGACCTGACAGGTTCATCAGAAAAAGAGTAGTCTTTATTCTGGATACTTCAGGCAGTATGCAGGGTAAGAAGATAGAACAGGCTAAGAACGCCTTGATATTCTGCTTGAACAGCCTGAATCCCGGAGACAGCTTTAATCTGATTGATTTCGATGACCAGGTCAAGCCTTTCAGGGAAAGACTTCTGCCAGCTACGAGGGAGAATATTAATTCCGGCATAAAGTTCATCCGGAATTGCGAAGCGGACGGAGGAACAGATATCAATTCTGCCCTTTTGGAAGGTCTGAAAAACTTAAACCCTGAAGACAAAACTTCATATATCGTATTTCTGACTGATGGCTTGCCCACTGTTGGATTAACAGACATCAAGAGGATACTGGAGAATGTGAAAGAGAGAAATATCTCCAACAGAATTTTTGTCTTCGGCGTGGGCTTCGATGTGAACACTCATTTTCTGGACAGACTGGCTCAGGAAAATCATGCCACTTCTGATTATGTGACTCCGAACGAAGACATCGAGGTAAAAGTATCCAATTTCTTTAAAAAGATCTCAAATCCTATACTATCGGAGTTAAGTCTGAAGTTCCCAGGAGTTAAAACCTTTGAACTTTATCCAAAGGAATTGCCTGACCTATTCAGCGGCTCTCAGGTGCTGGTTTTGGGAAAATATGAAGGAGAAGGAAGTTCCTCAGCCTTTTTAAGCGGATATGCTGGTGAAAAAAAGCAGACCTACTCCTATCAGGTAAACTTTTCACCTGAGGAAAAAAATAGCTTCATCCCCCGGCTCTGGGCAACCAGGAGAATCGGATATTTGGTTGATCAGATGAGACTTTACGGCCAAAGCACAGAATTAATCGACGAAATTGTCCGCCTCTCCAAGAGATATGGCATAATAACCCAATATACTTCTTTTCTGGTAGATGCAGATCGCCCGATAACGGTCACAGCTGAGAGGCCGATAATCAAGAAGGGTGTAACCGCTGCTCTACGTACTGAGACCGGATCAGGTGCGGTTTATCAATCCAAGAATCTGCTCGGGATGCAAAGCGCCTTGAAGGCTCCGGAAGCATATATTGACCATTCAGGTAAAGATAGAAAGGTGTCTCAGATAATCCAGGCAGGAAACAAGACTTTCTTTAAAGAAGGTAACCTTTGGGTGGATAGTCAATATGACAGTACACTTAAGATTATAAAAATTCAGAGATTCAGCCCGGCCTATTTCGAGTTAGCTAAAAGATTTCCGGAATTCGAGAAGTATCTCTCTTTAGGCGAGAGGGTTATTTTCGTACACAAGGATAAGATGATTGAAATTTCAGAACTTGGTGAAGAGAAAACTGAAATTCTGAACCAGTTATAG
- a CDS encoding zf-HC2 domain-containing protein: protein MKCKDFDKLIHLYFDGELDAGESKEIEEHLLTCQNCAAKLQELKKLEESAKGVRLPELSPDYWKTFAERVRNEIILRRRKSIWSRLKSGWESFFFYSPVKLRIAAGIASILLVFIIGKLYWDYKGKELERVRSERIEKALSIPVQQKPELQTPAVKESLQTKKPAKETTFVKPKPPIAEQKALQISTPSESISSVQAEKNAELQAPSESVISLAGEKAQGEKEKGAGESKTSELKKSITVTAERPKIEKGVTANLRTVNQAEMAMKPPSLPETILYVQKSPEDKRTAVTTTLRAPAAAKRDEGLYPAESVRYYKVDTEWVRALTDKDTLVEADTLKKVISSWKEYFEKKPVSEWTPEGFSQIKVAYELLFLKTSDEPLRQAGIKLLNQYKDSVTDQKMKDELTKNIFELEALKKK from the coding sequence TTGAAGTGTAAGGATTTTGACAAGCTAATTCATCTTTATTTTGATGGGGAATTAGATGCGGGAGAATCAAAAGAGATAGAGGAGCATCTTTTGACCTGTCAAAACTGCGCGGCAAAACTGCAGGAACTTAAAAAGCTTGAAGAAAGTGCTAAGGGTGTAAGACTGCCAGAGCTTTCCCCTGATTACTGGAAAACCTTTGCTGAAAGAGTAAGGAATGAGATAATCCTCAGAAGGAGAAAATCTATCTGGTCAAGGCTCAAATCTGGATGGGAATCTTTTTTCTTCTACTCGCCGGTAAAATTGAGAATCGCCGCTGGAATCGCCTCGATCCTTTTAGTCTTCATAATCGGAAAGCTCTACTGGGATTACAAAGGAAAAGAATTAGAGCGGGTCAGATCTGAAAGAATAGAAAAGGCTTTATCTATTCCAGTTCAGCAGAAGCCTGAGTTACAGACCCCGGCTGTAAAGGAATCTCTCCAGACTAAAAAGCCTGCCAAGGAAACCACTTTCGTCAAGCCAAAGCCTCCCATCGCTGAACAGAAAGCTTTGCAGATTTCCACTCCTTCTGAATCCATATCGTCTGTGCAGGCAGAAAAAAACGCTGAGTTACAAGCTCCATCTGAATCTGTGATTTCTTTGGCCGGAGAGAAAGCTCAGGGGGAAAAAGAAAAGGGAGCTGGAGAAAGTAAAACTTCGGAACTCAAGAAAAGTATAACTGTCACTGCTGAAAGACCGAAAATTGAAAAAGGAGTCACAGCAAATTTAAGGACTGTTAATCAAGCAGAAATGGCTATGAAGCCTCCAAGCTTACCAGAAACCATCCTTTATGTTCAGAAGTCGCCAGAAGATAAACGCACTGCAGTAACAACCACACTTCGAGCCCCTGCGGCGGCGAAAAGGGATGAGGGGTTATACCCAGCCGAAAGCGTAAGATATTATAAGGTCGATACGGAGTGGGTGCGTGCTTTAACTGACAAAGATACACTGGTAGAAGCAGATACATTAAAAAAGGTAATTTCTTCCTGGAAAGAATATTTTGAAAAGAAGCCTGTATCAGAATGGACTCCTGAAGGTTTTTCGCAGATTAAAGTTGCTTATGAGCTTCTTTTCCTGAAGACAAGCGATGAGCCCTTACGTCAGGCAGGGATAAAACTACTGAATCAATATAAGGACTCGGTAACTGACCAGAAGATGAAGGATGAGCTGACTAAAAACATCTTTGAATTAGAGGCTCTAAAGAAAAAATAA
- a CDS encoding sigma-70 family RNA polymerase sigma factor, whose translation MVEKKFKTGAEETEDKLIARAKKGDIYSFERLVERYQKKFYYLALRMTRSHEAADDLAQESFIKAFYSLKSFKEGHSFCAWVYKICMNLTINYLKRQKFTISESQLPQGSLELVEDTGKADASEQLVRDELARKIENEIDHLPAEFRAVFILKTYEELSYEEIANTLKISKGTVMSRLFRARERLQKSLKGYL comes from the coding sequence ATGGTGGAGAAAAAATTCAAAACCGGAGCTGAGGAGACTGAGGATAAGCTCATTGCCAGGGCGAAAAAGGGGGATATCTATTCCTTTGAAAGGCTGGTAGAAAGATACCAGAAGAAGTTCTATTATCTGGCTTTGCGGATGACCAGATCGCATGAGGCGGCAGATGATCTGGCTCAGGAATCTTTTATCAAGGCATTTTATTCTCTTAAGTCTTTTAAGGAGGGTCATAGCTTTTGCGCCTGGGTTTATAAGATTTGTATGAATCTGACTATAAACTATCTCAAAAGACAGAAATTCACCATCTCAGAAAGCCAGCTACCCCAGGGCTCCTTGGAGCTTGTAGAGGATACGGGGAAAGCCGATGCCTCAGAGCAGTTAGTCAGGGATGAGCTGGCCAGAAAAATAGAAAACGAGATAGATCACCTGCCAGCTGAATTCAGGGCGGTCTTTATCCTCAAAACGTATGAGGAATTAAGTTATGAGGAAATCGCCAATACCCTGAAAATCTCCAAAGGGACTGTGATGTCCCGGCTCTTCCGGGCAAGAGAAAGACTGCAAAAGAGTTTAAAAGGTTATCTATGA
- the holA gene encoding DNA polymerase III subunit delta → MKYTEFLSQIEKGKIATLYHFSGEEDFLKREATEKLIELLIEPSLKSFNLDFLQARGVKAEEIINLCATLPFGSKKRMVVVYESQKLHPIQKDELLKYLPHVPPTTCLVLFSNTVDNRLKFYQSLKKLAAEVEFSALDPEEASDWIRERVNTYGKKITSEGINFLQEAVGNNLYELSNELEKLSLYVKERESINLEDVETVVGYTKAENISQLAQAIVGKNLSQALKILKDLSLSKERETSINYRLGDHFLKMYQVKASKDQNIYNLAHTLRTYSGFILEYQNQAKNFSLEQLEKGLALLYQADSDLKSGKMPEKLLLELLVYELCRL, encoded by the coding sequence ATGAAATACACTGAATTCCTAAGCCAGATCGAAAAAGGAAAGATAGCTACTCTTTATCACTTTTCCGGCGAAGAGGATTTTCTCAAGCGAGAAGCCACTGAGAAATTGATAGAGCTTTTGATTGAGCCATCTCTGAAGAGCTTCAATTTAGATTTTCTCCAGGCCAGAGGAGTCAAGGCAGAGGAGATCATAAACCTTTGTGCTACCCTTCCCTTCGGCTCCAAAAAAAGAATGGTGGTAGTTTACGAGAGCCAGAAACTTCACCCTATTCAGAAGGATGAGCTTTTAAAATACCTCCCCCATGTTCCCCCGACAACCTGCCTGGTTTTATTTTCGAATACAGTTGATAACCGCTTGAAATTCTATCAGAGTTTAAAGAAGCTCGCAGCCGAAGTTGAATTTTCTGCACTCGACCCGGAGGAAGCATCAGACTGGATTAGGGAAAGAGTCAATACCTATGGTAAAAAAATAACCTCAGAGGGGATTAATTTCCTGCAGGAAGCAGTGGGAAATAACCTGTATGAGCTGTCAAATGAGCTGGAGAAGTTATCTCTTTATGTTAAAGAACGGGAGTCAATAAACTTAGAGGATGTCGAGACCGTAGTTGGTTATACTAAAGCTGAGAACATATCCCAGTTAGCCCAGGCAATAGTGGGGAAAAACCTCTCCCAGGCTTTAAAGATCTTGAAAGACCTCTCCCTTTCCAAAGAAAGGGAAACCAGCATAAACTACCGACTGGGTGACCATTTTCTGAAGATGTACCAGGTGAAAGCCTCAAAAGACCAGAATATATATAATCTGGCTCATACCTTAAGAACTTATTCTGGATTTATTCTCGAATACCAGAACCAGGCAAAGAACTTCAGCCTGGAACAGTTGGAAAAGGGGCTGGCACTCCTTTACCAGGCAGATTCGGATTTGAAATCAGGCAAGATGCCGGAAAAGCTTTTGCTTGAGCTTTTAGTCTATGAACTGTGCCGTTTATAA